In the Williamwhitmania taraxaci genome, AGCAAATACCCGATTGAGCAGCGAGTATTACAAAAAGGTTCCTCCACACTAGCTGCGGCACTCGTATGCTACGCACCTGCTGGCGGCAGACACCGATTTGCGCTATATTCAAGAGCTACTGGGGCACAAGAGCAGAAAAACCACAGAAATATATACCCACGTGAGCACGCAGAGCCTAAAAAAAAATATCAAATCACCCTTCGACGATATGTGAAAAAATATTCTACCTTTGAAATATAAACCCA is a window encoding:
- a CDS encoding tyrosine-type recombinase/integrase, producing MRHSYATHLLAADTDLRYIQELLGHKSRKTTEIYTHVSTQSLKKNIKSPFDDM